The sequence below is a genomic window from Lolium perenne isolate Kyuss_39 chromosome 7, Kyuss_2.0, whole genome shotgun sequence.
ttctctgttcaatTCAATTGtctgttttccaattccctggcagctcgtgcgagcctatattgatatgcttgtaattcctctggtgtggccgtggtagacattggttctgtaccgttcatagatctcgcggctctgtcccacgctgcttgtgaaagttgaactctatctcgcggctacggcccgacgtatttgttgcccggccttgtcgcagattggagggatcgacgtatggatttcccggatcgtcgaaagcctcggatgtttcctcttgatcttcaatggcataaatctgatattACTTGGTTCTCAGTTCTATGtgaggtttggtgacatcatcgttgagattgatgaagaccttgcccactgtgatagatttgtcgatgcagTCCTAACTGTCGTCATCACTtgtgccatcgcttatatatgagtccgcgagatgactcaaacgacatggcggtgaagatcttggcgagtttctctcttgctctggtgctgacgtagcgtgtcgccgaagtttcttcttctcctgactcggttgatgatgcatagcttgaaaaatcggaatcgaccgccgacgatcccgatgaattcggaatttcgacacgatacgatccctccttctcgacgcgaaagtgaaaccttccgaacgtcatctccatgggctccgccagatacgcatatgcatccaaacgggagggtgggtgaggaacaaaatcgacaagaccagcagcgatctgtttacctcgatccattgtgttgcttgcggttgacgatgtcgaagatcttgaacgtgccatcgagatcagatccttacgcctctagttcccacagacggcgccaattgacaaggtatcaacttgtcaatgcctatggattgtaggctagggtttagttggaagtagagggtaagtagatctcgaaggtttcagccgaaaagtactcgacgattgtgaagactagggtttgtagacaatgattcgattatctcttcgtccctcgactccccctttatataggaggtggagccgagggattcgtgctatacaagttacagagttcgggacggtttctaactcatcccgccagattacaaataacacttcctattacaactcttaactttccttaatatatcttgggctcccgaatcttcttattcttcgggtagtgggccttcagtaaaccccgggtactatcttcggcaggtccatttgggatgcctatgtcagcgagTTCATCGGTAAAAATGGCTACAACACACACCATATGACACATGGAAAGCCTCCTCGCAATAGCATGATGAAGGCTCCCCTTGCACCTTCACCCACCATGAAGGACGAGGGGAAGGGACATAGGGCCCCAAGACGGTGTCACCCCTGGAGATGGAGACCTCGGTAGAATTCCAAGGAGAAAGATGGCACCCTCCAGCATCGACGGATGCATGATTTCTTCCTAGCCCAACAATGATTCTAACGTCCAATCGAAACAATAGGTGGCCACACCATTGCCGAGAGACAAGTCGCAACACAACATCGTTGTAGGGGAGGCGCAGATCACCACCCACCATGTCCACCAACGACAGGACGAGACGGCGGGGATCTCGGCACCACAACACTGTAAGCAGTCAATGTCGACATGCACCGCCAAACCACATGCTATCCTAGGGTGGTTTATTAGGCTCGCTCGAGGCTAGATGGACCCGCAAGCAAGCCTGGAGGTCGATGATGCAACATCAAGTACTAGCCCATCAAAACCCTGCCAAACTCTACACGTCGCCGCCACCAAGAAACAAAACACAAAGTGACTTGGGGTTAAGAAGCCCTCCAAGCAATTCAATGAAAGATATTCAGGTGTGTAGGACGAGAGAGCATGCGCTAGCACTCGAACTCAAAATTGCTTCACCCGCTACCAAGAAACCCATTGCCACTACGCAAAGGAGAGGGCACCGTCCCcatcacacacacacacgcacacacgccCCAAGATTTGCCCAACAACGACCCAGTGGCTATGAGAGCGCCATGATGGCCACTGCTCATGCCGCTTATACATGAACTCGATCAAAATTTGCCTGCAGTTGTTCCTGGCAGCGTAAGGAACAGAATTGGGATGGATGAATTTAAACATAAACAGCTCAAAGTGTCACATGTTTGTCCCAAATACTGCAAGTCCCCAAAATCGATTGAAACCACGCAAATCTCCCACGTTTCACATTCGACCTACTCCGTCAGTCCATCTCGCGTGCACTCCAGCGAACATCATGAATAGGCACGGCAGAAGGGGATGGAATGTGAATTGAATGGATCTATGTATAATTTTACACTGTATTCTGTTTGTCAGGCTATCTCCTGCTGGCTCCTTTAATATACAACTACCAAGAAATTACAGTGCTGCAACAGCGCTTTTTTGGTATTTTCTTCTTGCATCTCTTTCTCCTTTTTTTTGGGTTGCTTTTCTCTATCGTGCTTACCGCTTACCACCTAAGAGATGTTAGTACACAGCAACACGAAGCAGACCAGGCTGTGGTTGCGTGTAATGCAGGCCTTCGTCCAGAAGGAACTGCTCCACAGCAATAGGCAACCTTGCGGTGCGAGAACCCTTGGTATGGTGGCCTGTTCCGACGCATATCATGACCTGCATCCTCTCCCCCGAAGCCCTAGCAGCGCCCCTCAGGGAACCTAGCTCAACCTTCAGGATATGAATTGCTTCGCTTACATGGAGGCCATGCAAATCAATCAGACGGTCACTCCCCCGTTGCAAAGAACCAGGGTTCCTGAAAAGTAAAACAATGAATCAGCATGAAGTAGATGTGTTTGTAAATAGTTCGGGGCTGCTATTATTAGATATACAAGGAAAAAGTTATTAAGGAACCTCTGTCGATAAATAGCTTCTCTAGctttctcatgagctgctttcatCTGTGAGTTATACGTCTGTCCTTTGATGCTTAGTTCCTTGGCCAGAGCTTTGTTGCCGACTAGGTAAGCTTGTCTGGCCTGTCAAGTACTCTTTCATAAATACTTCAACAACTAACAAAACTGGTAAGTACAAAGTACAATATGCAGCAGTTAGCAACTAGTGACATCCTTCATGAAATCGAGGTGATGGTAGATATATGTCGCACAAAACCACCAATTTATATGGCTTCTGAACTTGCAAAAAGTAGTAGAAACATATACAGAAACATGGATAGTCTCTGTCTTTTATTCAGAGAGGAAAGGAACAAGACACGCTATGCCATTGATGGGTCAACAGAAGATCAATTTTCATACACGCATAAATGGGAGATGTGATGATTTACAGTTTATTCTTAAGTGCAGTTACAAAAGGTAATCATAAGACACTGGTGCGAATCAACAATAAATAGATGAAAAACAATTTAAAATGTCAAATTCAGCCAAAACCAATTAGTGGATGTCACAGTCAATACGTAGGCGAAGTCCTCAACAAGTTCATGCTATGGTTCTCTCAGTGATTTTATTACAATATTCCCTTTGAACACGAAACATGTACAACCGAGCATCTGAGACCACAATAAAGATGCTTACCTGCTCAAAGCATGCATTTCGGACACGGGCAAAATCACGAGCTTCTTCCCTGGATTCTGAATACATATTTGCTGTTGGGCCACGTAAAAAGATACATTCATCAGTCTGTACTTGCACCTATctccaaaaaaatgaaaaaaacacTAGTACTCCCTTTGCCTTTAATTTTTTGTAATTTGGCAGTCAAGTTCACAGAAACAGTTCACTTAATACACTTCCAATTATGCACATCTAACTACAATTGTCTCCTGAGATCTATCCAGGATCCACATAGCCCTAGTTCAAATACATACATTGCAAAGTAGAAGGTACAAATGCTAAGTTGCCTATCATAAGATAACAACAATACAATATGCAAAATCATCAAAATACACAGGAAGAAGTTATAAGATTCAGATGAGTTTACCAACTGCATCACCAGTATCAAGCCATGGAGCTGCACGTGCACTGCTATAACTTTGATACTTGTTCCCAGAAGATGCTTTAGTGCCAAAATTGTACTGCTTGGGTACAGGAACGGTTGAAACACCATTGCTATAATCAGGACCTTTCTTAAACTTCCCATGGCCAGAATTCTGCGATGCAAGTTTACGAACAGCTGAAACAAAATCACTAGTACCACTAGGTATGGTATTTGAATTGCGTCCATTGAAGATGCCAAGGATATCCAAATTTCCCTTGGAGAAACCGTTTTGATCTTCAACTGTTGGCAGAGCAGGGAAGTCCCCTGTACTAAAGTTTGGTGCACTGGGGGCCATATTCATAGTCTGGTTGGAGATTGGATCCACTTGCATCTgtgaaaataaaaaataaaaaattgagaTTCTACTGAATATTGCAATTGTAACAGTTACTCGAAGCGATGTACACTGTCAAGCAAATAGAAATGTAATTTTTCAAAGGTTACATGGTACTCCATCCAACCAGAAATAAGTGACTCGAATTTGTCTAGATTcgcatgtatctagacacatgtgAATCTGGACAAATCCGGGTCATTTATTTCCGGACGGAGGAAGTACATTTAATACTGGTGCcttaacaaaaaaaaatcacagtTAAGCTTATGGCAATATATGTCAAGAGATGCCTATGTTAAGCAATGCTCTAGGTGGATGCGTGGGAGAGTTCAGATGAATACTACAGACAGAAAGAGATTACCTCTAGCTGTGTAAGGATTTCAATAGTATGATTGAAATCACATCCATTTGCATAGTACAGCTCCCCAAGACTCTCTGCTGAAAATCCAGGAAACTGGGACGCTAAATACTCTAATGGGTCAAAGAGGCCATCTGATGCAGCAACATACTCACTAGCAAAACTGTCAGAATCATAATGAAGGTCCTGATTCTCATTAGCAAAATGGAGATCACCCACATAATTCTGCTCCCAGTTGCTCGAACCAACAGTTGAGAAGGTTGCCTGTGAATTATCGTCATAGAGCAAATTGGGATGCCCATGTTCCAGGATTTTGCTAGCTGAAGACAAGTCCTGGTGTTCTCTTGACAAGCGGCTAGCTTTTGTCCCATAGAACGGAGGTGCGTTCAAGGATAATCCAGCAAGGGACAGGTCCTCAGGTTCAGGTTCGATTTTCTCGAACGAAGTGAAGTCTGGAATGATATCATCTGGAAGCTGCTTACGCCAGAACTGGTGCGCCTCATCGTCCGAGTTGTTAGACTTGGACGACTCGGACCTATCTAGGACTGTTTTTCCAGAGGACCCCCGAACTTCAGACTTGGTTGCATCTGAATCTGAGTTACCACCAAATGATGATGGTCTAATAGCACATGAAGGGACAAATTCTGCTGCATTGGGATTTAATGCGGTGACCTTATTTGGTAACATTGCCCTTGCGTCTCCATTATTTGGAGCAACTTTATTCAGAGAAGTCATTTTTTTGACACAAAGTACATGTACAAGAAAACTCGTCTAACAAGATTTGCCCAAGCCCTGAAAAGGTAGCAAAGAGGAAGGTTAGTAATAGCATGGCTCGGCATGTTAACAAGAAGTAGTATATTATTAATGAGTAACTGAAACAGAAAAGGCATTGCTTCTGCAATGGTAGGAAACTAGGTAACTAGAGATAATAAATTAATGACAGAAGTTTCCAAATTAGGTTAGTAAGACATTTAGTGATTTACATAATATATGGATGAAAAAAAAAGAGCATGGATCAATAAGTTGAGAAGCGCCAAACTAGTCAGTTACTTTAGGTCGTACTGTTAGGTTTCCACGAAGTTTATTTTTGTTAGTATCAGGCAGACATGGGCACACCAGAAATAGCGGTTTCCAAATTTACCCAGTACCCATAGCCGGTAGGTatctttccaaaaaaaaaagggCGTGTTACCCGTTTGCACACGTAATGGCGTGCCCTTTCTCAGCTCAAATAACTGCCTACCTTACCAGAAGATGTTCCCACGTCACAAAAGGCAGTTTTACCGGTTTGTATTCGCCAAATTCATCCGCTAAGACGTTAGAAAATCTGCTGGTTTATTGGTGTGCATGGGCTTTTAACAGCAAATTTTCGCACGCTCCTAAATTATTGAATTGGCGTGAGCGGTAAGCATAGCAGCAAGAGAGAGCAAAGGAGAAGAAGAAAATAAGCTTAGGAGAGCTAGGTGAATCGCCAGCAGCTCCGACTCTTAACAGAAACTTGCGAAAAAACATCAAGAAAAGAGATAGAGCAAACAGTTGCAGCACCTGGGCACGCgctacgaagagagagagagagagaggcgctGGGAGGGAAGAGAAGACGCTAATAAATCAGAGCAGGACGCCGCGCGCGCGAGATCCAGGCCAGATCTACCGGCAGAGGCGAGGCGAGCGAGGCTATGTTGCAGATCTGGAGAGGTTCCGCCAGCGCGAGCCGATGCCCTTCCGCCGGTCGACGAGCTGGTAGTGGTATATGGCAGGCGAGCGGCCCATAGGGGGCGCGAAGGGGAAGCCTTGGCTGCCCTCCCCCACGCCGGCCGCGGGGCAGGGTTCGGTTTACCGCCCGCGAAacggagtcggagtcggaggcgcGGCGGGGCGGATGGGGAGACGAGGACGGCGCGGAGACGGAGTCGCCGGGATTTGTGGGTTGGTGGAGGTCGCcgtgggaaggggaaggggaaggggaggaGGAGGATGGGGGAGGGGAGGATAGGCGAGGGATGGTGGAGTTTGACCCGACGCGGCGGGTGGTGGGGCCGAACCCAAGGGGGCGGAGCGGTGGCGTGGAGGAGAAGGGATGGGTGTGTGgtggtggccttggaatcggtgacgGGATCGGGATGAGGACGCACCTGGCTGCACTGCGCTGCGACGCGAATATGCGACCCGCTGATTCGACCAAGGAAATCTCTGGTTGGTGCTTCGCTGGCAATCCCTAATGATAAGagtatctccactcgtctccccgatgaggcccccgaacgacgttttttccatccggacgacgTAATTTGgttcagtcgcgcccccggttcctcgttttcgtccggatttgggcctaaattcatccggcgatcccacgccatccccggccccccggggagcgctcggggagtccggacgaaacgaaagcgcgggaaacaccgaggaaacttcccgcgcgtctagtggccccaacttgtcggcgagagaaaccgatcgtcgtcctcatcgcatcgtcttccgcgcgctgtaaaagcctgccgccggtctgcattcgccggccacacggcgagttaatgtcgtcgtcttccgcgcacgcatcgtcttccgcgcgcactaaaggctgccgccggtcagctcgccgcggacgcgtcgcattccacgcgtCATTAATCACCCGCgccagccgcgcctatatacgccggtccgctcgccgcgaggcgtaccccgtgctccactctccctccactctccctctactctcccgatggcgttctacgacgacgacggcgcagccaacaacggcttcccccgccggtcgctccacgcgtgggaggggcacctcctccaccaggcggggtacccctgcctgccggacacgaggcctcccggcggcgggtggcggcttagtgctggtggcgtaccaatcccgccgccgcctcgtggccacgccctcgacgtcgccatcgaggaggcgcggatgaccttgacggacgaggagcgcgccgagccacgccaccaccccgacaactacacggcgtggaactcgtacttcctgcggcagtgggagcgggagctcgcctcctacgacggcccgccgcctccgcctccgcgcaacaactccgcgggccgccgacgttggtggagcgcgccggaaaGGACGGCGCGAACgtcctcgcgcacatcgagggcggaaacttcccggtgctcacaatgccccctccatcgagggcatcggcgagccgccgccggaaacgtcggcagccacggcgcatggtcGCCGATTCGTCGTCTTCGGATCGGCGCCGAGGTCATCCTTCgcgccggtgaagagggaggaggcgacgtcgccttcgacgccggtgcgcgtcaagaaggagcggCGTCTCCGCCGCCGACCGAAGGCGTAgcggcggcgccctcgtcatccgcgaccaaccctcccggtgcgggcggaagaggaaggtgCCGAAaaaggaggacgccgcggccgccgccgcaaacgggctcgccgaggaggaggcgaagcgcgcggaggacgccgccgtggcggaggcgatcgccggtCGCTCAACGAcccggtgcccgccgacaacgccctccccgaggacgccgccCTTGCGTGGTCCAGGCAAggcgggagcgcgaggaggcggagcagagCGGCGAGCTGCTGGACACGGCCGCCGCACGccgactcgccgcccgcgccgctccaaccgccgccgacgacgccgcgcgctaccgccgtcctgcgacacctccatccggcgtcgttgtccccgtcgtcgacctcgagtcctcggacgacgaatggtacaagccatccccggggtggggagacgccggccagggcagcagccgCCAGGCCGTGTCGCcgaaggtcgaggacgacggctccgacgacggcggcgacgactacacggtgttctaccgccgtttgggcatgtagagcgccgtgttttaaaattagcatttgaattcccctagccgaattcgaaatatagtcgaattcggcctctatgtattaactccgcccgttttagtctaaatatcattaaatttagtctatattcgcccgaatttagccgaagtttatcaagtttccgtttttcaaaatcgcatcgtcgtcttcgcctgggcgcgcggctgggaaactactcctccgcacgccaaatcttcctccaatccggacgaaaatttcgccggatttgggcgtggggagcgccaacgagtggggatgctctaacctTCTCTTCTTCCCacggttgctgggccggcccacttctcccTCATGGGCTGCCCCAGAAGTGCCAACCACGGGTGGCGGCAACAGGGTAGGGGGATTTGACGGAGGAGAGGCGAGAACGCGGTGGAGGATAagctggatgaggaagaagaagaagaccccgCACGACATGCTCCTATTCATGGGCCCCACCTGCGTCCTATCATTGCGGGTGTTGGTGTCCTAACAAGTGCGTCGATGGTCAACGAGGACACTCCTAGTACGCTGGTCCTAGGGTACCCCTGGAGATACTCTGGCGCTAGGCCTGTGGCTACCTTGGAAAACCCCAACTTCAAAAATCTGAACCAAACCACACGCTTGGCTTGATATAAATTTTGAAAATATAGACCCGAGCTCGGCCTCAAGTAAAAGAACGAAACTTCGGTCGGGCCAAGACGGGAACCTTTGTAGCACGCTTAGTGCGTGTAGGGTTGCAAGTCGCTCCAGTATGCAGACCAATAACATGTATTCCCTCCTATCTGAAATAAGTGTCAAGACGTTTTTGCAAACACACCATCGAGCTTTATTTGTTGTCAACCCGCACTCCCCTACGGGATAGACTAGAACAAGCATCATGGACTCCCCGCCCATCTCGCTACGCCTGCCTCCCACCTTCCGCCACCCAAACCCACGCCTCTCTCCTCAAAGCCATCTCCGCCCGTCCCCACCCACACCTCCCTCCTCCTCAAAGCCACCGCAGTCGCGCGTGGCCTAGATCCCAGGCCGGTCACCGGCCACCACCTGCTAACGGCCTGCCCGCTCTGGTTCATGTGGCCCGCACTCGTGAGGAGGCTCTACTCCTCGCCGCAACACTATGGCCGATGTGATATGACGGGACCATGACGAGGAGTTGGCTGCCGGATGAACGGATGGTGTTGAGGTTCCTCTCCTTTAATGTATGGGCATTGTTCAGTTCGTGGAGCTGATGGTTGTTGATCTTGGCTAGTTCTTCTTTTGATCAATTTGGAAGGTGTTTACTGTAAAATGTAATTATACTATGCCTTCCGGCAGTTTTTTCGAATTGGTGGGTGAAAGGACATGGAGCCCTcacgtgtggttttggtaatgatgacaattcctatggactaatggttgtatcgatgccaatgggggagaagtttggagggtttgagGGAATTTCTTTTGTTcggttcttaagcatttgcctttcatgcttgcatttgttgctttgcatggttgaatatttagaggatactttgctaggctttaattgccgatatatgcaatgaaattcaagttcattcacacattcatatattatggggggtttgttctatatattcaacttgaatTGTTCGCTAAATTCATTATTTAAACcccctcaaagagattgtcatcaattaccaaaatgggggagattgaaaggacatggagcccccatgtgtgtttTTGGTAATGATGACAATtcctatggactaatggttgtATTGAGACTCTCTCTTAGGTCGtgcccataggcaatgcttgagccatatgttggtctcaaggttgcaagatgaagaagatcgagttcgatgaAGAAGACGGATGAAGACGGTGACGAAGAAGGACGAAGACGGTATAAAAGATGAAGAGGGATGAAGATGGCATAGAAGACGGATGACGGTGGCATGCATGTTGGAAGAAgatggtggcatgtacaatgatgaagaggatgaagacgaaACTTGCCGATTCGGGTGGAACGCGCAAggataaggtttgtgctcgataggatagtgggtcgcatcatcggagtgtaacatctcaaattttaaaacaaagaagaaaatgaatttcctttttccaaaaagtggaccaacaaaaactttatttaAGTTCTATAATGTGCATAGTGCTCATGCCCAAGTGTTGTGAGTTTTGTTATGATGCTTGtgtgaagtattttgaaatgtttctgaaccctagaccctacccttttcaagtccaaagaggaacaaataaaaagaaaacaaaataagggtgaggcatatgtgggcttatgGCCATTTCCACCAATAATGGCCTATGCCCTATTGACCCTACCAAAATGGTTTTGAACCATTACTAAACTTAACCTAACCCTCAATCAACACAAAACAAGGACTTTGggccaaagaaaaataaaataaaataaatttttgcatcacatatgaggctatggccatttttgcaaatctttaacctaggccattttaCTTTGTGCCAATGGTTTAGAAACATAACTAAACACGAAATAACACCTTTTGAataaaagaaacacaaatcaaatcaaaggaaatatcaaaaccaagttacatgtgataatggtcacatgtggcaattttaacatcttacccactttgaaccCCTGTAATAAGAGTTTCTTAAACCAAACTCTCCCAACTCTTTGTACATCATCCAATACCTCATAAAGTTGAACACTTTtgttgttgaccactttgactagtTCTTTCTCAATTGCTTAATAATCAAGCCAAGTGGCAACTTCAAATCAGATTCTAGATAATACCTATTTTGGATTTTCACAAAAACACTCAATattgcaaaccaacaccaccaaTAGGAGCCAAACATTATTTGAACAACACCCAAGAAATAGTTtgacaaaattcaaaaatatttctctttcggccattaacacaaacaccttgtgtgcaccaTTTCACCAACTCCACCCACTCTAATATTCTTTGGATTTTAACCTAAACCATCTGTGCCTATGTCTTCATCAGCCCTCTCTTACACCCAGTGAACAATGCCTTGCACCAGCGACATGGTCTATGCATGAGATCATCATGAACCATACCATGTCGAGCCACCATGTCACCCCACCatgccctcctcctctcctctcaccTATGCCATGCATCAGCATGTCATTGagcttcttcacatgttgctgagcACGCATGTACCCTCCCTGGCCGAAGACGAGCACGACATCGCCTGGAACATGATGCGCCCGCGACGCCTAGACACGCCCAGACGCGCACGGGCATGACGCAGAGCGCGCCAGTACACGAACTTGCCCCATCGCGTCAGCCCTTCCCTCGCCCTCTCCTCTCGCCCGAGCACTCACCACACCACCAGCTACtccctagacaagctcaactgccCGCGCGAGCCCTGTAGACGACGCCATCGTCGACGACCTCCGCCAGTACCCGACACAGACATTGACATCGCCTGCACTCCTCTGTCCATATCCTGCTGCACAACGACGCGCCCCAGGACCGCCATGACGTCGCCAACACTCCCGCGTCAGCGCCCAACTCCCTCCGCCATTGTAGC
It includes:
- the LOC127317842 gene encoding polyadenylate-binding protein-interacting protein 7, producing MTSLNKVAPNNGDARAMLPNKVTALNPNAAEFVPSCAIRPSSFGGNSDSDATKSEVRGSSGKTVLDRSESSKSNNSDDEAHQFWRKQLPDDIIPDFTSFEKIEPEPEDLSLAGLSLNAPPFYGTKASRLSREHQDLSSASKILEHGHPNLLYDDNSQATFSTVGSSNWEQNYVGDLHFANENQDLHYDSDSFASEYVAASDGLFDPLEYLASQFPGFSAESLGELYYANGCDFNHTIEILTQLEMQVDPISNQTMNMAPSAPNFSTGDFPALPTVEDQNGFSKGNLDILGIFNGRNSNTIPSGTSDFVSAVRKLASQNSGHGKFKKGPDYSNGVSTVPVPKQYNFGTKASSGNKYQSYSSARAAPWLDTGDAVANMYSESREEARDFARVRNACFEQARQAYLVGNKALAKELSIKGQTYNSQMKAAHEKAREAIYRQRNPGSLQRGSDRLIDLHGLHVSEAIHILKVELGSLRGAARASGERMQVMICVGTGHHTKGSRTARLPIAVEQFLLDEGLHYTQPQPGLLRVAVY